The DNA window ATACGGAGAGCGGTTGCGAAAGCGGTCGACCATCTCTTGGACCGAGGTAAAGTTGCGTTTGCGTTGTGCCGCGGGGTGCTGAGCGCCTTTGGGCGACAAAGTTTCAGCAAGGGCGTAGATCTCTGGGTTCATGATAACCGGATCTACAAGAAGCAATGACCCTACAGCTTGCGGGTTTTGAACAGTTGCCTGGGTCAGAACGTGGCCGCCTAAAGAATGGCCGATGCAAACCAGGTTGCTCAGACCCAGACTTTGGATGAACTCTGACACTTCGTCACCCAGTTCAGACCAATTGGAAAACGGACCGCCTGTGGATTGCCCGTGCCCGTGCAGATCGACGCAGACCGAATGTACTGCGGGCAGGTGGCTGATGACCTGATCCCAGATTCGCGCGTGAAACCCGGTGGCGTGGGCAAAAAGCAAGGTTGGCCCCTGGCCCCGTTCGTCGGCGTGACGTTCAACATAGCTGAGGGTGACATCGCCAATTTGGCAGGCGCCTCGATGCAAAGTTGATGTTTCGGGCACGCCGTCACCTCTCCAGGTCAAACAGGATCTAAGGTTGAGACTAGAAGCCAGTTCGCGGCCTGCACAAACGCGACGTTGGGGCACGAAGGAAAATTTCCCCTGAGGGTCAGCGTGTGCCGATCTGATCCATCGAGATCTTTCGACCGAAGACACGTTCGGCATTTCGAAAGGCGATCTGTTCGGCGATGTCGTGCGGCAGCAGAGCCAGCCAGGCGCGGTTTGATTGGATGATCTCGTCATAATCATCCCACTGACCATTCACCCAGGTATCACTGCCGACCATCAAACGATCCGGGAAGGCGAAGATGACCTTTTTCCAATCTGGGTCCAGTCCCCGACCCCAACCCAAAATCTCGTTTTCCCGCAGTGAGGTGTCGGCGAGCAGATCGGGATAGCTGCTCATCAACTCGTAAACCGCCTTTGCGCTGTCGCCTAGACCCGCGTGCGCCCAGATGATCTTGACCTGCGGGTCCAGCGCGTAAAGCCAGCGGATGGGTTCGGTGCTGGAATGCACATGCAGGTAAATGTCGCGCTTGCGGGCCATTTTGATGACCGACCGAAACAGCGGCTCGTCCGAGGTATCGAGGCGATGAATGTGAAACTCGCCAATCCCTTCGTGTGGATAGCGGTTCAGGCGGTCGGTCAGATAGCCCTCCATATCCGTGACCTTGGTCCAGTTCGAAGACCCCGCGCTGCCATGGTACGGACGCAATTCGGGAACGATGCGATTGGGAGCGTATTCCCAGAGCATGATGGTCCCTTCGTCCGGGGTGGACGACACAAGACCCATTGCCACACCGTTGCGGTCCATCATCTCGATCACGCTTTCCACTGGATAAGCGTCCCATGCAGGTTCCTTGTAATGAATGTGCGCGTCAAAGATTGGCAGATCATGCACGGCGTCGCCAATCGGGGTTCGATCATCTGCGAGCGCAGTCGTTGTCAGAATAGGTGCAAGCAACAGGGCGGTCATAAGTGTCGAAAACTTTGCCATTCAGGTGACCTCCAATCGGATGATGGGCTCATCATGACCGATCTGGATCGCTTTTTGTGAAAGAAAAGCGCCGACGTATAAGGGCCAGGGGTTAAAGGCGAAAGAAATTGAAACCCTGGCTGTGATGGTTACACATTTGCGCAAGACAATTGGATGAAACAGGGAGCAGCCGCCATGAAACTCTATTACAGCCCAACGTCGCCCTATGTGCGCAAGGTCATGGTGCTTTTGCATGAAACCGGTCAGTTGGATGATGTCGAACTGATTGGCGCCAGCGGCACGCCTCTGGATCCGGCGGATCCGCTATTGGGCAAGAATCCCCTGACCAAAGTGCCCGCTCTCGAGCGCCCGGATGGGCCGACCCTTTTCGACAGCCGGGTGATTTGCGCGTTTTTGGACGCGCGCGCCCAAGGTGGCCTCTATCCCGACGGTATTGCCCGGTGGGACACGTTGACGCTGGAGGCCTTGGCGGACGGGATATTGGACGCTGCCCTGCTAATTACCTATGAAGGTCGGCTGCGTCCCGAAGGAATGCAGTGGGACAGCTGGGCGGATGCGCAGTGGTCCAAGATCGAACGGGCCTGTGCAGCGTTGAACCAACGCTGGATGGCTCATTTGGCTGGGCCTTTGGATATGGGCCAAATCGCGGTGGCCTGTGCCCTTGGGTACGTGGATTTCCGCCACGACGCGCGCGGATGGCGCAAAGGTAACGATGCCCTGGCCGCCTGGTACGCAGATTTCGAATCGCGGCCCAGCTTGCAAGCGACTCGCCCGCCCGAAGGGTGAGAATCGGCTGGAAATTGGAGTTTCACGAGCGGTGCAGCTTGAAATTGTGTGTCCGCACCGCGACATGAAATGCGAATAACTCGGTCCTGCGCGCCTATGACCGCTGGACGAACCAATTTCCTGCCGCTAGACACCCGCGATAAGTCACCGCATTCGTGTGGTGCTGATGCATGTTTGCCCGTTCGCCGGGCGCTGGAATCGGAGAAAACCTCGTGTCCCACGCAGAAGACCACGAAGGCACCCGCAGAGATTTCCTCTACTACGCCACGGCTGGCGCAGGTGCCGTAACCGCAGGGGCTGCCGTTTGGCCTCTGGTGAACCAAATGAACCCGTCGGCGGACGTTCAGGCGCTGTCCTCGATTCGCGTGGACGTGAGCGGTGTCGAAGTCGGCACCCAGATCAGCGTCAAGTTCCTGGGCAAGCCGGTGTTCATTCGCCGCCGCACGCAGGAAGAGATCGACGAGGCACGCGCCGTTGAGCTGGCCGACCTGATCGACCAGGACGACCGCAACGCCAACAAGCCCGGTCTGGACGCATCGGACGAAAACCGCGCCATGGACGAAGCTGGCGAATGGCTGGTGATGATGGGTGTGTGTACCCACTTGGGCTGTGTGCCTCTGGGCGACGGCGCAGGCGAATTTAATGGCTGGTTCTGCCCGTGCCACGGTTCGCACTACGACACATCGGGTCGTATCCGCAAAGGTCCGGCGCCTGAAAACCTGCCCGTTCCCGTCGCCGAGTTCGTCGACGAAACAACGCTCAAACTGGGTTAAGGAGGCTCAAACATGTCCGGAATTCCGCACGATCACTACGAGCCGAAGAGCAATGGCGAAAAGTGGCTGCACAGCCGCCTGCCCATCGTCGGCCTGATTTACGACACCATCATGATCCCCACCCCCAAGAACCTGAACTGGTGGTGGATCTGGGGCATCGTCCTGGCGTTCTGCCTGGTGCTGCAGATTGTCACCGGCATTGTCCTGGTGATGCACTACACGCCGCACGTTGACCTGGCGTTTGCCAGCGTCGAGCACATCATGCGCAACGTGAATGGCGGTTACATGATCCGCTATATTCACATGAACGGCGCTTCGCTGTTCTTTGTTGCGGTCTACATCCACATGTTCCGCGGCCTGTTCTATGGCTCGTACAAGGCGCCGCGTGAAATCACGTGGATCATCGGCATGCTGATCTTTGTCCTGATGATGGGCACCGGTTTCATGGGCTACGTTCTGCCCTGGGGTCAGATGTCGTTCTGGGGCGCAACCGTGATCACGGGCCTCTTTGGCGCGATCCCGTTCATCGGCGAGCCGATCCAGACCCTGCTGCTGGGTGGTCCGGCCGTGGACAACGCGACCCTGAACCGCTTCTTCTCGCTGCACTATCTGCTGCCGTTCGTGATTGCGGCGCTGGTGATCGTGCACATCTGGGCGTTCCACACCACCGGCAACAACAACCCCACCGGTGTTGAAGTGCGCCGCACGTCGAAAGAGGACGTCAAGAAAGACACCCTGCCGTTCTGGCCGTACTTCGTGATCAAGGATTTCCTGGGTCTGGCCGTCGTTCTGGTGATCTTCTGGGCCATTGTAGGCTTTATGCCGAACTACCTGGGTCACCCCGACAACTACATCGAAGCCAACGCTCTGGTGACGCCTGCACACATCGTTCCTGAATGGTACTTCCTGCCGTTCTACGCGATCCTGCGCGCATTCACCGCTGACGTGTGGCTGGTGCAGCTGGTCAGCTTTGTGACCGGTGGCATCATCGACGCCAAGTTCTTTGGTGTGATCGCGATGTTTGGTGCGATTGCCGTGATGGCACTGGCACCTTGGCTGGACACTTCGAACGTACGTTCGGGTCAGTATCGCCCGATGTTCAAGTGGTGGTTCTACCTGCTGATCGTGGACTTCTTTGTCCTGATGTGGCTGGGTGCCATGCCCGCCGAAGAACCCTATGCGTCCTTCTCGCTGATCGGTTCGGCCTACTGGTTCGCCTACTTCCTGGTCATCCTGCCCCTGCTGGGCGTGATCGAGAAGCCGCTGCCGCAGCCGGAAACCATCGAAGAAGACTTCAACGCGCATTATGGCAAGGCTGACGCCGACGCCACGCCAGCTGAATAAGAGGGACCGAAACCCATGTTCAAGAAACTTGTACTAGGTGCCGCTCTGGCCTTTGCCCCTGTCGCAGCAATTGCGGCAGGTGGTGGCGAACAGCACATCGAGGACTTCGCGTTCTCGTTCGAAGGTCCCTTTGGCACATTCGACCAGAACCAGCTGCAGCGCGGTCTGCAGATCTATACCGAGGTTTGCGCAGCCTGCCACGGCCTGCAGTACGTCCCCCTGCGGACCCTGTCGGACGAAGACGGCCCCGGCATCCCCGAGGATCAGGTTCGTGCTTATGCGGCTGACAACTTCTCGGTCTACGATGAAGAGCTGGAAGATGATCGTCCCGCGATCCCGTCGGACCACTTCCCGGCAGTCACTGCTCTGGGTGCTCCTGACCTGAGCCTGATGGCCAAGGCACGTGCCGGTTTCCATGGCCCCTACGGCCTGGGTATCAACCAGCTGGTCAAAGGTATGGGCGGCGCGGAATACATCGCCTCGCTGCTGTCCGGGTACACTGGCAAAGAAAAAGAAGAAGCAGGCACCATCCTGTATGAGAACACCGCCTTCCCTGGTGGCTGGATCTCGATGGCGCCGCCGCTGTCGGACGAGCAGGTTGAATTCATCGACGGTCACGCCAACGACGTGGTTTCCATGTCCGAAGACGTGTCGGCCTTCCTGATGTGGACGGCTGAGCCCAAGATGATGGCCCGCAAGCAAGCCGGTTTTGTCGGCGTGCTGTTCCTGACCCTGCTGTCGGTTCTGCTGTACCTGACCAACAAGCGTCTTTGGGCTCCGGTAAAGGGCAAGAAGAAAGCCTGATCCGGATCAAAGCTCTGGTAATCGAAACCCCCGGCCCGCAAGGTGCCGGGGTTTTTTTGCATTGTAGGGTCGGTAATGCCTCTTGTGATCCGCGGATTGTTGAATGTTGTCTTGCAACTTGTGGTGCTCTCCGCCGCGCTTATCGGCCCGGTAAGACTGGTCAGCGGATCGTGGATGTGGGGACGAGGGGTCGAGCTGATCTTGACCTACGGCGCGCTTGTCAGCGCTGCGACGGTGATGTTGGCATGGTTGGCCCCCAAAAGCCTAGAGGCGCGCCTGACGCCCCCGTTCAGCGCCGCGCAACCGACCGAGGACTTCTGGGCGACGGTGGTTATCCTGATGACCTTGCTGGCGTCGGTTGTTTTTGTGCCTTTGGATGTTTTCGCCTGGCAGTTGCTGCCCCCGCCCCCACTATGGGTCGCGTCCATCGGCGGCTGGATCGCCTTGGCAGGCTTTGCCTTGATCGTTTGGGTGATCTTCGTGAATCAGTTCGCGATCCTGAATGTCGAAGACCAATCCAGCGCCGGGCAGCAAGTGGTTGTTTCGGGACCATACGCTCTCGTCAGACATCCAATGTACCTGTCAGCGTTGATCATGCAGGCGGGTGCTGCTCTCTGGCTGGGGTCACCGGCCAGCCTGGTGATGCTGGTGCCGGTGTTCCTGGCCCTGTCGGTCCGCGTCAACGTCGAAGAACGCATGCTGCTGGACACCTTGCCGGGGTATGAGAGCTATTGCCAGATCCGACGCTATCGCATCTTGCCGCTGATCTGGTAGCGGTCAGGCCACCAACTGAGTGCCGTCTATCCCAACAACATTTGCGCGTACGATCTGTCCTTCGATCTGGGGCGCATCAAAGCGCACTTCGGTGAATTGCTCGGTTCGCCCCATGTGAGGGTTTTCCATCAGGATTTGATGTGTCTTGCCCAATTGCGCCTTGAGATGCTGCGCGACTTGTCTGTCCCCTGCTTCGCGCAGGCGGGCCGCACGCGCCTTGATGACCTTGCCGTTGACCTGGTTGGGGATCTTGGCGGCCGGGGTGCCTTCGCGTTTGGAATAGGGAAACACGTGCAGCCAGGTCAGGTCGCAGTCGGTCACAAGTTTCAGAGAGTTTTCGAAATGCGCCTCGGTCTCGGTCGGGAATCCGGCGATGATGTCGGCGCCAAATGTCATCTCGGGGCGCAGTTTGCGCGCCTCTTCGGTGAAGCGGATGGCGTCGTCGCGCAAATGGCGGCGTTTCATCCGTTTCAGAATCAAGTCGTCGCCGTGCTGCAGAGACAGGTGCAGATGCGGCATCAGGCGCGGCTCGGTGGCGATGGCCTGCATCAGGTTCTCGTCCACCTCAATCGAATCGATCGAGCTGATCCGCAGGCGCGGCAGATCCGGCACCAGTTTCAGGATCCGCATGACCAGATCGCCCAGCTTGGGCTGTGCAGGCAGGTCCGCGCCCCACGACGTCAGATCAACGCCGGTCAGCACGACCTCATTGTACCCGCGATCCACCAGCCGCTTGATCTGATCCACCACAACGCCTGCAGGCACGCTGCGCGAGTTACCACGACCATAGGGGATGATGCAGAAGGTGCAGCGATGATCACAGCCGTTCTGAACCTGCACATATGCGCGCGAGCGGGTGCCAAAGCCATCAATCAGATGCCCGGCGGTTTCCGTGACCGACATGATGTCGTCAACCTGCACGGTCTCGGTCTCGCCAATGAAATCGGCGGCCATGCCCTTCCACGTGTCGGGCTGCATCTTTTCGGTGTTGCCGATGACGGCGTCGACCTCTTCCATCGCGGAAAAGGTCTGCGGTTCTGTCTGGGCCGCGCAGCCGGTGACGATAAGGCGCGCGTTGGGGTTCTCGCGCCGCAACTTGCGAATCTCTTGCCGCGCTTTGCGCACCGCCTCGGCGGTGACGGCGCAGGTATTCACAATCACCGCGTCCTTAAGCCCCGCCTGCTGTGACAGCTCTTTCATCGCCTCGGTCTCATAGGCGTTCAGGCGGCAGCCCAGGGTGGTGAATTTGGGGGCGCTCATGCAAGGCTCTCCAGAAATTCACGGGTGAAGGCACCTGTAAAGACATGCATCGTGGAACCCGTCATCCAGACGCCATCGTCGCGCCAGTCGATGTGCAGCGTACCGCCATCCAGATCAATGCGCACAGAGCGCCCTGTCAGGCCGCGCCGGGCGGCAGCAACAGCCGTTGCACAAGAGGACGAGCCCGAGGCCAACGTGATGCCCACACCCCGCTCCCACACGCGCATACGGATGTGATCGGGTCCGACGATCTGGGCAACCTGTACATTGGTGCGTTCGGGGTAGAGCGGGTGATGTTCGTGCGCAGTGCCAAATGCTGTCAAATCAATGGCTTCGGCGTCTTCGACAAAAAACGTGCAATGCGGATTGCCCATACCGGTCGCTGTTGGCTCTCCGTCGATGGGCAGGCGCAAGGTGTCCACCTCATGCGCCAGCGGCACCTCATGCCAATCCAACTGCGGATGCCCCATGTTCACGGACGTCAACCCATTGC is part of the Falsiruegeria litorea R37 genome and encodes:
- a CDS encoding alpha/beta fold hydrolase: MPETSTLHRGACQIGDVTLSYVERHADERGQGPTLLFAHATGFHARIWDQVISHLPAVHSVCVDLHGHGQSTGGPFSNWSELGDEVSEFIQSLGLSNLVCIGHSLGGHVLTQATVQNPQAVGSLLLVDPVIMNPEIYALAETLSPKGAQHPAAQRKRNFTSVQEMVDRFRNRSPYSLFTPQALQDYCQHGLLPTEGGLTLACPPEVEASSYMLPMTGAFILDHLDQIACPVTVLRGHTMDLKSFGDFTRSPTWPGLADALPNGTDVHRPDLSHFMPMQNPAFVADHVARAALLDQVQPA
- a CDS encoding amidohydrolase family protein, coding for MAKFSTLMTALLLAPILTTTALADDRTPIGDAVHDLPIFDAHIHYKEPAWDAYPVESVIEMMDRNGVAMGLVSSTPDEGTIMLWEYAPNRIVPELRPYHGSAGSSNWTKVTDMEGYLTDRLNRYPHEGIGEFHIHRLDTSDEPLFRSVIKMARKRDIYLHVHSSTEPIRWLYALDPQVKIIWAHAGLGDSAKAVYELMSSYPDLLADTSLRENEILGWGRGLDPDWKKVIFAFPDRLMVGSDTWVNGQWDDYDEIIQSNRAWLALLPHDIAEQIAFRNAERVFGRKISMDQIGTR
- a CDS encoding glutathione S-transferase, producing MKLYYSPTSPYVRKVMVLLHETGQLDDVELIGASGTPLDPADPLLGKNPLTKVPALERPDGPTLFDSRVICAFLDARAQGGLYPDGIARWDTLTLEALADGILDAALLITYEGRLRPEGMQWDSWADAQWSKIERACAALNQRWMAHLAGPLDMGQIAVACALGYVDFRHDARGWRKGNDALAAWYADFESRPSLQATRPPEG
- the petA gene encoding ubiquinol-cytochrome c reductase iron-sulfur subunit, with the protein product MSHAEDHEGTRRDFLYYATAGAGAVTAGAAVWPLVNQMNPSADVQALSSIRVDVSGVEVGTQISVKFLGKPVFIRRRTQEEIDEARAVELADLIDQDDRNANKPGLDASDENRAMDEAGEWLVMMGVCTHLGCVPLGDGAGEFNGWFCPCHGSHYDTSGRIRKGPAPENLPVPVAEFVDETTLKLG
- the petB gene encoding cytochrome b → MSGIPHDHYEPKSNGEKWLHSRLPIVGLIYDTIMIPTPKNLNWWWIWGIVLAFCLVLQIVTGIVLVMHYTPHVDLAFASVEHIMRNVNGGYMIRYIHMNGASLFFVAVYIHMFRGLFYGSYKAPREITWIIGMLIFVLMMGTGFMGYVLPWGQMSFWGATVITGLFGAIPFIGEPIQTLLLGGPAVDNATLNRFFSLHYLLPFVIAALVIVHIWAFHTTGNNNPTGVEVRRTSKEDVKKDTLPFWPYFVIKDFLGLAVVLVIFWAIVGFMPNYLGHPDNYIEANALVTPAHIVPEWYFLPFYAILRAFTADVWLVQLVSFVTGGIIDAKFFGVIAMFGAIAVMALAPWLDTSNVRSGQYRPMFKWWFYLLIVDFFVLMWLGAMPAEEPYASFSLIGSAYWFAYFLVILPLLGVIEKPLPQPETIEEDFNAHYGKADADATPAE
- a CDS encoding cytochrome c1 produces the protein MFKKLVLGAALAFAPVAAIAAGGGEQHIEDFAFSFEGPFGTFDQNQLQRGLQIYTEVCAACHGLQYVPLRTLSDEDGPGIPEDQVRAYAADNFSVYDEELEDDRPAIPSDHFPAVTALGAPDLSLMAKARAGFHGPYGLGINQLVKGMGGAEYIASLLSGYTGKEKEEAGTILYENTAFPGGWISMAPPLSDEQVEFIDGHANDVVSMSEDVSAFLMWTAEPKMMARKQAGFVGVLFLTLLSVLLYLTNKRLWAPVKGKKKA
- a CDS encoding methyltransferase family protein, whose amino-acid sequence is MPLVIRGLLNVVLQLVVLSAALIGPVRLVSGSWMWGRGVELILTYGALVSAATVMLAWLAPKSLEARLTPPFSAAQPTEDFWATVVILMTLLASVVFVPLDVFAWQLLPPPPLWVASIGGWIALAGFALIVWVIFVNQFAILNVEDQSSAGQQVVVSGPYALVRHPMYLSALIMQAGAALWLGSPASLVMLVPVFLALSVRVNVEERMLLDTLPGYESYCQIRRYRILPLIW
- the mtaB gene encoding tRNA (N(6)-L-threonylcarbamoyladenosine(37)-C(2))-methylthiotransferase MtaB, yielding MSAPKFTTLGCRLNAYETEAMKELSQQAGLKDAVIVNTCAVTAEAVRKARQEIRKLRRENPNARLIVTGCAAQTEPQTFSAMEEVDAVIGNTEKMQPDTWKGMAADFIGETETVQVDDIMSVTETAGHLIDGFGTRSRAYVQVQNGCDHRCTFCIIPYGRGNSRSVPAGVVVDQIKRLVDRGYNEVVLTGVDLTSWGADLPAQPKLGDLVMRILKLVPDLPRLRISSIDSIEVDENLMQAIATEPRLMPHLHLSLQHGDDLILKRMKRRHLRDDAIRFTEEARKLRPEMTFGADIIAGFPTETEAHFENSLKLVTDCDLTWLHVFPYSKREGTPAAKIPNQVNGKVIKARAARLREAGDRQVAQHLKAQLGKTHQILMENPHMGRTEQFTEVRFDAPQIEGQIVRANVVGIDGTQLVA
- the dapF gene encoding diaminopimelate epimerase, which codes for MPAMQQNADTNLPFMKMHGLGNDFVVVDARAGGVTITPAMAQGIAHRQFGVGFDQLAVIEKGAGDAHLVFYNADGSTSAACGNATRCIARHLMEESGKTELHLTTDRGDLWAREAGNGLTSVNMGHPQLDWHEVPLAHEVDTLRLPIDGEPTATGMGNPHCTFFVEDAEAIDLTAFGTAHEHHPLYPERTNVQVAQIVGPDHIRMRVWERGVGITLASGSSSCATAVAAARRGLTGRSVRIDLDGGTLHIDWRDDGVWMTGSTMHVFTGAFTREFLESLA